Part of the Lucilia cuprina isolate Lc7/37 chromosome 5, ASM2204524v1, whole genome shotgun sequence genome is shown below.
AGCCGAGCAATGGATACATTTTGATGTTGTTGAAAAAGATAAACTCGAATGGATGCGTGATATACCAATGCAGGCTAGCAAATTGAAAGCGGGAGAAAAATTTGAAGCACGTTTCGACTGGAAGGGTGTGCTACTGCCATATTCATTGGCAGATGTCAAACAAAAACCAGACAATGATACCGATGATCGTGAACTGTATTTGCATGGTGATGAACCACACCGTCCTGGTTATACTTTACAAGAATTATTCCGCTTGGCTCGTTCGAATGTTATGCAACAAAGAGTGTCAGCATTTAATGCCATTGCTGGGATTTTGAATATTTACCAACAGGGCTTTTACGACCAGGTCTTGGATTTACCTATAACAAAGATTTTCTTCTTATTAAGATTTGGTTTTGATGACAATACGCCTGCTATGTTAGAGGTAGTGGGAAAGGCTTTAGCTTATctattttataatgaaacagATGAGGTAGGTTTTATCATTAATATGGGcctaaacaatttattttatgttgtaaCTTTCTATCCTTAAGACACTACTTGATTTTACTTATGAAAATCCAGGTTGCCATTGGCAACCTTGTCTAGAAGTCTTAAATACCAACACAGATTCAGACGATCCCGACTCAATTGATAATCTGCAAAAACATTTGCAGCAATTACAAGTCACTTTAAAGGGAGCCGCTATCAAGGCTAATATAGAAGAAAACGAAGAAGAAAGTAAAACTTCTATGAGTGATTTTCAACTAGCTGAAACCGATCTAATTGATTGTCTTTTAAGAACTAATATATTACAAAGAATCTAGTAAGtacattttacttaaaactatttaattatttattaaaaatgcgtGATTTTTAAGTTTCATACTAAACTGCGTAAAGCCAGATAATAGCACTGTTTCTTCTTGCCTAAAAATTCTAATACGTTTGGCTCGTTCTGGCAAAGAAGTAGCCTTACAGATAGTTAATAATGATGGTTTAATAcattgtttatttgaaaatttcctgCCTGGTTTGGAAAAAGTTGGTAAGgtttttgtttatcttaaatattatacatcaatttactttttcttaattttttttaagacacCACACTTGAAACGCCACCCTTTTATATCTATCCCCAGTACTTGTGTTTGAAATTGCTACGTATTTTAGTGTCTTGTAACTTAGGCATTGCagtgaaattaattaattttaaactaatagatattttggaaaattatctCTTTAATAGGGAGGATATAAAGGTAAAGTAAAAATACAtactttattaagaaaaatatatagttttttaatttctcttttagGGTAAACTAATCAAAGTTCAAATTGAATCATTGCGTATTTTaagatgtttatttttattaagagtGGAAAATAATACACTTTACAGGTAAATACACTTAAAATTGTAATCTTTTAATCAAAAAGAAATTCCAAATCTTGTTTTACCATGAGAGGATTGTTATCAATATAACACTGCAAAGTATTGTAGGCAATATTACATTTGTCACTTCCCTCtgtaatgaaatataaatatagagtgatgaaaatatgaaatacatacaaacactatTTACCTTTGGTGCCACAATTATCCGATAACATTGTTAATGTTGGATGTAATTCTTCCGGTAGAACTTGTGTTAAAAGTTCTATACGTATTATATTGTTTTCATCCatctaattaataatataattataatttttttcattcattatgttttttttttaacttacgaTTCCTATAATATCGAATATGCAGTGTACAtaacattcaaaatttttatttttgggtaACTCTCCCTTTAGACTTGATCTTATGATATCTGAAAAATTAATAGGAGAGAATGTATGGATTTAATCAGGCCTTTTTATAACTGAATGAGACTATTACGTTACCATCTGGTGTTTCTGTTTGATTTTGACAACGTTTATGTAATTTTCTAGCATGTTTTTTAAGATGCTCCGGTATTTCCAACTGCAAATAGataataattgcaaaattatataattggtttaaaaattaaattattgtagaattttattcgagtttagagaaaacttttattctcaaatatcatttaaatataaacatccaaaatttttagaaaattgtttctttttaattctCTTAAAATAGATGTCAATGATATATTTGTGAGGACCACTGTTAGCAAACATGAGAATGGCCAGGGCTATTCCATAGGTCAAATTTCTTATGCAAAATCATCTTTTCAAACACTCACAGCATTATTTGTAATTACTAAAGTTGCAATTACTgcaattattgtaaaaataatccaaaatttcatttctattttatattctaattaataatataaatttaaccgCACTATGTATCGTATCGTT
Proteins encoded:
- the LOC111677267 gene encoding general odorant-binding protein 69a, which translates into the protein MKFWIIFTIIAVIATLVITNNALEIPEHLKKHARKLHKRCQNQTETPDDIIRSSLKGELPKNKNFECYVHCIFDIIGIMDENNIIRIELLTQVLPEELHPTLTMLSDNCGTKEGSDKCNIAYNTLQCYIDNNPLMVKQDLEFLFD